The proteins below are encoded in one region of Halalkalicoccus jeotgali B3:
- the dps gene encoding DNA protection during starvation protein produces the protein MMSEKEHGSGSVQPGDTSQRVGMEVIRERGGDPEEIREKLIDAIGAEFSTYYYYTNLRTHLAGNEDYKEITEDARLEDRAHFELVMPRVYELDGKIPEDITDFMDRASCPHAELPADPSAENILETLLEAERCAIRTWSEVCDMTQGCDPRTYDMAQRILQEEMDHEAWFIELLSMERDGEVNPAGHFVRGEPGEAPLSTNNRFNDSA, from the coding sequence ATCATGAGTGAGAAAGAACACGGAAGCGGCAGCGTTCAGCCGGGCGACACCAGCCAACGCGTCGGGATGGAGGTCATTCGGGAGCGTGGCGGTGACCCCGAGGAGATCCGCGAGAAACTGATCGACGCGATCGGCGCGGAGTTCTCGACGTACTACTACTACACGAACCTCCGTACGCATCTGGCGGGCAACGAGGACTACAAGGAGATCACCGAGGACGCGCGACTGGAGGACCGCGCGCATTTCGAGCTCGTGATGCCGCGGGTCTACGAACTCGACGGCAAGATCCCCGAGGATATCACTGACTTCATGGACCGTGCGAGCTGCCCGCACGCCGAACTCCCGGCGGATCCGAGCGCGGAGAACATCCTCGAGACGCTGCTCGAGGCCGAGCGCTGTGCGATCCGCACCTGGAGTGAGGTCTGTGACATGACCCAAGGATGTGACCCACGGACCTACGACATGGCCCAACGCATCCTCCAAGAGGAGATGGACCACGAGGCGTGGTTCATCGAGCTACTTAGCATGGAGCGCGACGGCGAGGTCAACCCGGCGGGCCACTTCGTCCGCGGCGAGCCCGGCGAGGCGCCCCTCTCGACGAACAACCGCTTCAACGACAGCGCCTGA
- a CDS encoding ATP-grasp domain-containing protein, which translates to MVRLAVTTRAETFERLGATLPDRGIEVRHFRTEGRTLALSEPPWEPGEFDVGLVYPSRLMEGGVVDALLDVPWVNDREAVLTSRNKGEVLARLIRAGIPVPETVVVSNPVSRRELRTVFERFDPPVVVKPNSTTRGTGITLAGDLDTFLGICDYLGLVHDFPATGDKSFLVQEFLPDARDYRAMVLEGEYVGAVEREGTGWKHNVHAGARATGVTLPEDLRDLAERVARTLGIPFLGVDLLVSGDRAVVSETNARPTVDDATKYEPDFDDRLAALIRARAQE; encoded by the coding sequence ATGGTGCGACTCGCGGTCACCACCCGCGCCGAGACGTTCGAGCGCCTCGGGGCGACGCTGCCCGACCGGGGGATCGAGGTCCGCCACTTCCGAACCGAGGGACGTACTCTCGCTCTCTCGGAGCCGCCGTGGGAACCCGGGGAGTTCGACGTCGGTCTCGTCTACCCCTCGCGGCTCATGGAGGGCGGCGTCGTCGACGCCCTCCTCGACGTGCCGTGGGTCAACGACCGCGAGGCGGTCCTCACCTCGCGAAACAAGGGCGAAGTCCTCGCACGACTCATACGCGCCGGGATTCCGGTTCCCGAGACCGTCGTGGTGTCGAACCCCGTCTCCCGCCGGGAGCTCCGAACCGTCTTCGAGCGCTTCGACCCGCCCGTGGTCGTCAAGCCCAACTCCACCACCCGCGGGACCGGGATCACGCTCGCGGGCGACCTCGACACCTTCCTCGGGATCTGTGATTACCTCGGGCTCGTCCACGACTTCCCCGCGACCGGTGACAAATCCTTTCTCGTCCAGGAGTTCCTCCCCGACGCGCGGGACTACCGCGCGATGGTCCTCGAAGGGGAGTACGTCGGCGCGGTCGAACGCGAGGGAACGGGCTGGAAACACAACGTTCACGCGGGCGCACGTGCAACGGGTGTCACTCTGCCCGAGGACCTGCGTGACCTCGCCGAGCGGGTCGCCCGAACCCTCGGGATCCCGTTTCTCGGTGTCGATCTACTCGTCTCCGGGGACAGGGCCGTCGTCTCCGAGACGAACGCCCGTCCGACCGTCGACGACGCCACAAAGTACGAACCGGACTTCGACGACCGGCTCGCGGCGCTGATCCGCGCGCGCGCACAAGAGTGA
- a CDS encoding membrane protein encodes MATTHALVGMALALPVAYAVPEFAPVALGAGLIGGLAPDLDLYAGHRKTLHFPVYYPTAAGIALGWMVVSPSFLSVTLATALLGASVHSVMDAFGGGLEMRPWRQTADRAVYDHYRERWIAPKRGVRYDGAPEDLLLAVVAATPTVVLLDGVPSELAVALVVVSGGYALVRKRLVWLAMWVVPRLPAAIRTQLPNRYYER; translated from the coding sequence ATGGCGACGACTCACGCGCTGGTCGGGATGGCGCTGGCCCTGCCGGTGGCCTACGCGGTGCCGGAGTTCGCGCCGGTCGCCCTCGGGGCGGGGCTGATCGGCGGGCTGGCACCCGATCTGGATCTGTACGCCGGGCATCGAAAGACGCTGCACTTCCCGGTGTACTACCCGACCGCCGCCGGGATCGCACTCGGCTGGATGGTCGTCTCACCAAGTTTCCTTTCTGTGACACTTGCGACCGCCCTACTGGGGGCGAGCGTTCACTCGGTCATGGACGCCTTCGGCGGGGGACTGGAGATGCGCCCGTGGCGACAGACGGCCGATAGAGCCGTCTACGACCACTACCGCGAGCGATGGATCGCCCCGAAACGGGGGGTTCGCTACGACGGCGCACCCGAGGACCTCCTGCTGGCGGTCGTGGCGGCGACACCGACGGTGGTCCTCCTCGATGGAGTCCCGTCAGAACTGGCCGTCGCTCTCGTCGTGGTCTCGGGGGGCTACGCGCTCGTCAGAAAACGGCTGGTGTGGCTCGCGATGTGGGTCGTGCCTCGATTGCCGGCGGCGATCCGGACGCAGTTACCGAACAGATACTACGAGAGATGA
- a CDS encoding 50S ribosomal protein L16 has product MVDKPASMYREISKQPYTRREYITGIPGSKIAQHRMGDRDRDPEDWPVQISLYLDEECQIRNGALEASRLAMNRHLIKELGEFNYAALLRKFPHHVIRENKQATGAGADRVSDGMRQAFGKVVGTAARIEKNDRVFTIWCEVEDAPAAKEALRRAYNKVSPPCTVRVERGEELLVV; this is encoded by the coding sequence ATGGTAGACAAACCTGCCTCGATGTACCGGGAGATCTCCAAGCAGCCCTATACGCGCCGTGAGTACATCACGGGGATCCCCGGCTCGAAGATCGCACAGCACCGGATGGGTGATCGGGACCGCGACCCCGAGGACTGGCCCGTCCAGATCAGCCTCTACCTCGACGAGGAGTGCCAGATCCGAAACGGCGCGCTGGAGGCCTCCCGGCTGGCGATGAACCGCCACCTCATCAAGGAACTGGGCGAGTTCAACTACGCCGCACTGTTGCGGAAGTTCCCCCACCACGTCATCCGCGAGAACAAACAGGCGACCGGTGCCGGGGCCGACCGTGTTTCGGACGGGATGCGCCAGGCCTTCGGGAAGGTCGTCGGGACGGCCGCCCGGATCGAGAAGAACGATCGCGTCTTCACCATCTGGTGTGAGGTCGAGGACGCTCCCGCCGCAAAGGAGGCCCTCCGGCGTGCGTACAACAAGGTTTCGCCGCCGTGTACCGTTCGCGTCGAGCGCGGCGAAGAACTGCTCGTCGTCTGA
- a CDS encoding VanZ family protein, protein MNGEQSIAKRVGRFVVNPVARWTAVAGGAGLLFLGASVPNGALAVLTGLPVPTGPVGTDAWLHFFGYGALAVLLCVALQSGNRPRPFVSAFCGVAGYGVSTELLHAAVPYRTFSTIDIAANVAGAFAGCGAVWIAWVLLGLRSPASRAPRIP, encoded by the coding sequence ATGAACGGCGAACAGTCGATAGCGAAGCGAGTCGGGCGGTTCGTGGTCAATCCCGTCGCGCGCTGGACGGCCGTTGCGGGCGGTGCGGGGCTCCTGTTTCTCGGTGCGAGCGTCCCCAACGGAGCACTCGCGGTCCTGACCGGCCTGCCGGTGCCGACCGGTCCCGTCGGGACTGATGCGTGGTTGCACTTTTTCGGCTACGGCGCGCTCGCGGTCCTCCTCTGTGTGGCGCTGCAGTCCGGCAATCGGCCCCGTCCGTTCGTTTCGGCCTTCTGTGGGGTCGCCGGCTATGGGGTGTCAACCGAGCTGCTCCACGCCGCCGTTCCCTACCGGACCTTCTCGACGATCGATATCGCCGCGAACGTCGCTGGCGCCTTCGCGGGGTGTGGGGCCGTTTGGATCGCCTGGGTCCTCCTCGGACTGCGCTCGCCCGCGAGTCGCGCCCCTCGGATCCCCTGA